The following are from one region of the Gossypium hirsutum isolate 1008001.06 chromosome D03, Gossypium_hirsutum_v2.1, whole genome shotgun sequence genome:
- the LOC107949930 gene encoding uncharacterized protein has protein sequence MPPETSKPDQSNVEGDKQRHFNKEIKDMVSSITRRVTGIHKPGSSHRRGTDDDEHSVGIITLAGNNVGATMRSELDEKSSPQYRISVGDDEAGAMSTYVNSNFQAVNNSIMLGSSYTANDPGVHLDISGVGEHEGKKPADKTRRRGKEKREGFLPK, from the coding sequence ATGCCTCCCGAAACAAGCAAGCCCGATCAGTCCAACGTTGAAGGAGATAAACAAAGACACTTCAACAAAGAAATCAAAGACATGGTCTCTTCCATAACTCGCCGCGTAACCGGTATTCATAAACCCGGTTCGAGTCACCGCAGAGGTACCGATGACGACGAACACAGCGTGGGAATTATCACGCTTGCTGGAAACAACGTTGGAGCCACAATGCGAAGCGAGTTGGACGAGAAATCCAGTCCTCAATACAGGATTTCAGTCGGAGACGATGAGGCTGGTGCGATGAGTACCTATGTGAACAGCAATTTCCAAGCTGTTAACAATTCGATCATGCTCGGCAGCAGCTACACTGCCAATGATCCAGGAGTCCATTTGGACATCTCGGGTGTTGGTGAACACGAGGGCAAGAAACCAGCAGATAAGACAAGGAgaaggggaaaggaaaaaagagaaGGATTCCTCCCAAAGTGA